The following is a genomic window from Hymenobacter chitinivorans DSM 11115.
CCCAGATTTCCAGGGCTTGGTCGAGGGCAAACTCCTCGGTGCCGTAGTCGGGATTGTCGGCCCGCAACCGTAGGTGGGTATCGGAAATTCGCTCGGCCAGGCGGCGCACCAGCAGCTTGCTCTGGGTCACGAAGGCGTAAATGCGCTGCACCCGCAGGTTGGGCGCGGCCAGGTCCACGCGGCGGCACAGGATTACGTCCTGGTGGCGCAGGCCCTGCTGCTGGTGCTGCATTTCGGCCCCGACGATTTCAAAGGCGCGGGTGGCCGGCCCCAGGCTGTGCGGAAACGTGAGCGGGGGCAGCGCATCAAGAAAGGCCGCGTTGTGGTGCTGCACAATGTATTCGAGCAGGCGGCGGGCGGGCACGAAAGGCGTTACCGCGGCTTGCTGGTCGGCCAGGGCGGCGGGTTTGGCAGCCGGCACCGGCGCAGCCTCCTTCTGGTAAATATCGAAGTGGTAGAGCTCGTTTACGGTCAGTTCTTTCGTAAGTAGCAAGTCTACCGATAAGCCAAAATGCTGAGCAATCTGAATCAGCGTCTCCATTTTGGGCTCGGAGCGGCCTTCTTCATAAGCACCCACACTGGGCCGGGCCAGGCCAAATAATTCCGCAAAAGCCGCCTGAC
Proteins encoded in this region:
- a CDS encoding XRE family transcriptional regulator, encoding MSYVGKNIRKIRTVKKLSQAAFAELFGLARPSVGAYEEGRSEPKMETLIQIAQHFGLSVDLLLTKELTVNELYHFDIYQKEAAPVPAAKPAALADQQAAVTPFVPARRLLEYIVQHHNAAFLDALPPLTFPHSLGPATRAFEIVGAEMQHQQQGLRHQDVILCRRVDLAAPNLRVQRIYAFVTQSKLLVRRLAERISDTHLRLRADNPDYGTEEFALDQALEIWEVKAVFTTHLRPPSTLEERLTRLERQVEELLARLSEQED